A stretch of Halostagnicola kamekurae DNA encodes these proteins:
- a CDS encoding PadR family transcriptional regulator encodes MNDLTGFQRDLLYVIAGADQPSGQDIKEEIEQYYSSDINHGRLYPNLDTIVNKELVEKGQLDRRTNYYAITESGEQEIVERREWESQFL; translated from the coding sequence ATGAACGATCTCACCGGGTTCCAACGAGACCTGTTGTACGTGATCGCCGGCGCCGACCAACCCTCCGGCCAGGACATCAAAGAGGAAATCGAGCAGTACTATAGCTCCGACATCAATCACGGCCGGTTGTACCCGAACCTCGATACGATCGTCAACAAGGAACTAGTCGAGAAGGGGCAACTCGACAGGCGAACGAACTACTACGCGATCACGGAGTCGGGTGAACAAGAGATCGTCGAACGACGCGAGTGGGAGTCACAGTTCCTCTGA
- a CDS encoding transcriptional regulator, which yields MNDTTFAVLGTGGIGRRTLEVSQHKDGLTPVAACDRHGVAMDFDGLDVDELLEATEGNIDSGPGTGESDGADASRDDLETDGGAVASSGVKQHGENAGVVASAQARPSEDPIQEIIDRGDAIDAVLLALPNYEHDFIPRVADRFVAGGYAGVLVDVLKRSRVIGMLDERTGAFEDAGITFVCGAGATPGFLTGAAALAAQSFVEVESVDIWWGVGLKSGYEDNRGTVREDIAHLPEYDIDTARTLSEDEIEAVIDEHDGVLEFDDMEHADDVLLERAGICDAEDVTVGGILDVERDEKPTTTTVSVTGTTFDGETGTNTFELDDATSMAANVNGPAIGYLKTAVCRNRAGEYGVFGPAELMPGF from the coding sequence ATGAACGATACCACGTTTGCGGTGCTCGGAACGGGAGGAATCGGCCGACGAACGCTCGAGGTGAGCCAACACAAAGACGGGCTCACGCCAGTTGCGGCGTGTGACCGCCACGGCGTCGCGATGGACTTCGACGGGTTGGACGTCGACGAACTGCTCGAGGCGACCGAAGGGAACATCGACAGCGGACCGGGAACTGGTGAGTCCGACGGAGCTGACGCGTCCAGAGACGACCTCGAGACGGACGGCGGCGCGGTGGCGTCGTCCGGCGTCAAACAACACGGCGAGAACGCGGGCGTCGTCGCCTCCGCGCAGGCCCGTCCGTCCGAAGATCCGATTCAGGAGATCATCGACCGCGGCGACGCCATCGACGCCGTCCTGCTGGCGCTGCCGAACTACGAACACGACTTCATTCCCCGGGTCGCTGATCGGTTCGTAGCGGGCGGGTACGCCGGCGTGCTGGTCGACGTGCTCAAACGCTCTCGAGTCATCGGGATGCTCGACGAGCGCACAGGGGCGTTCGAAGACGCCGGAATCACGTTCGTCTGCGGGGCCGGCGCAACGCCCGGCTTTCTCACCGGCGCGGCGGCGCTCGCCGCCCAGTCGTTCGTCGAGGTCGAGTCCGTCGACATCTGGTGGGGCGTCGGCCTGAAATCGGGCTACGAGGACAACCGCGGCACCGTCCGCGAGGACATCGCCCACCTGCCGGAGTACGACATCGACACTGCCCGGACGCTCTCCGAGGACGAGATCGAGGCCGTCATCGACGAGCACGACGGCGTCCTCGAGTTCGATGATATGGAGCACGCGGACGACGTCTTGCTCGAGCGAGCGGGCATCTGCGACGCCGAGGACGTGACCGTCGGCGGAATCCTCGACGTCGAACGCGACGAGAAGCCGACGACGACGACCGTCTCCGTGACCGGCACCACGTTCGACGGCGAGACGGGGACCAACACGTTCGAACTCGACGACGCCACGAGTATGGCGGCGAACGTCAACGGACCGGCGATCGGCTACCTGAAGACCGCCGTCTGCCGAAACCGGGCCGGCGAGTACGGCGTCTTCGGCCCCGCCGAACTGATGCCCGGCTTTTGA
- a CDS encoding UbiA family prenyltransferase — protein MISFRSAPRLESARTRLEAIALFLVNSNLHISLSATSIALVTVLLIDLRLEVVPLFIVFAATMFVYSINRVTDLEEDARNVPGRAAFTREYGRLLLALGVGLYVLAIGVAVVLELPGARYTVIPLLVTIAYSFFRLKRVFLVKNLTVGVAWGLIPLGVGYYYGVLEAPGIVFLAAYVTTMLTVAAIVFDIKDIDGDRAAGIRTVPVVFDTRRTRILAQFSNVAVAASVVVCVVGNLVPVTFLVLLAFNAYVGTYIPFATRDRSVLFYGFVIDGEQIFLACCVLALELTLW, from the coding sequence GTGATTTCATTTAGATCGGCTCCGCGCCTCGAGTCAGCCCGTACTCGGCTCGAAGCGATCGCTCTCTTTCTCGTCAACAGCAACCTCCACATTTCCCTCTCCGCGACGAGTATCGCCCTGGTCACGGTGCTCCTCATCGATCTCCGCCTCGAGGTGGTCCCGCTCTTTATCGTCTTCGCCGCGACGATGTTCGTCTACAGCATCAACCGCGTGACCGACTTAGAGGAGGACGCACGGAACGTCCCCGGCCGCGCGGCGTTTACGCGGGAGTACGGCCGCCTCCTGCTCGCGCTGGGGGTCGGTCTCTACGTGCTCGCGATCGGCGTCGCCGTCGTCCTCGAACTACCGGGTGCGAGATACACGGTGATCCCGCTACTCGTGACGATCGCCTACTCGTTTTTCCGTCTGAAGCGGGTCTTCCTCGTGAAAAACCTGACCGTCGGCGTCGCCTGGGGGCTGATCCCGCTCGGGGTCGGTTACTACTACGGCGTCCTCGAGGCTCCGGGCATCGTCTTTCTGGCCGCCTACGTGACAACGATGTTGACGGTCGCGGCGATCGTCTTCGACATCAAGGACATCGACGGGGACCGAGCGGCGGGGATCAGGACGGTCCCGGTCGTTTTCGATACGCGCCGGACGCGCATCCTCGCACAGTTTTCGAACGTGGCTGTCGCCGCGAGCGTCGTCGTCTGCGTCGTCGGCAATCTCGTTCCAGTGACGTTCCTCGTCCTGCTCGCGTTCAACGCGTACGTGGGCACCTACATCCCGTTCGCCACCCGCGATCGGAGCGTCCTCTTCTACGGCTTCGTCATCGACGGCGAACAGATCTTTCTGGCCTGTTGCGTGCTTGCCCTCGAGCTAACGCTCTGGTGA
- a CDS encoding pyridoxamine 5'-phosphate oxidase family protein, giving the protein MNVRGSLSSEAIQQFLSAQTIPIRLGCQTPAGTPWMLSMWYRPRVLENDGSSEWVLECATGKEAKVVTYLTETPELSFEVSTNHPPYRGVRGWGTATVEPDPEKNVLRSLVERYLGGTDSKLAQDLLDEDRDEVTISIEPATVYGWDFSDRMRDVANGSETRG; this is encoded by the coding sequence ATGAACGTCCGTGGCTCGCTCTCGAGCGAGGCGATACAACAGTTCCTCTCGGCGCAAACGATCCCGATCCGACTGGGCTGTCAAACGCCCGCTGGGACGCCGTGGATGCTCTCGATGTGGTATCGCCCTCGCGTGCTCGAGAACGATGGAAGTTCGGAGTGGGTCCTCGAGTGTGCGACCGGGAAAGAGGCGAAGGTCGTCACGTATCTCACCGAGACCCCAGAGCTCTCGTTCGAAGTGTCGACGAACCACCCGCCGTACAGAGGCGTCCGCGGCTGGGGAACGGCGACCGTCGAACCCGACCCTGAAAAGAACGTCCTCCGGTCGCTCGTAGAGCGGTACCTCGGAGGAACGGACTCGAAACTCGCACAGGACCTACTCGACGAGGATCGTGACGAGGTGACGATCAGCATCGAACCCGCGACGGTCTACGGATGGGATTTCTCTGATCGAATGCGTGACGTGGCGAATGGCTCCGAAACGAGAGGGTAG
- the bioB gene encoding biotin synthase BioB, whose protein sequence is MVYETTNRTIDDALERVFAGERLDRTDGLALMAQPVEPLAEAGAAVRDRFGDGTVDACSIVNAKAGNCAEDCGFCAQSVHFDTGIDTYGFLGPEKILEAAKRAERDGAQRFGIVVAERGVSKEHRPEEWAEVLESIRLVREECDLEVDASLGILTPEEAEILAAEGINHYNHNIETSPRYFPEIVDSHSFEDRVHTLEVAKEAGMDLCAGVILGMGETPTDRVDAAVALQDIGISSLPVNVLNPVAGTPLAERGVEISTKEIVKTVAVYKLLHPESRVRLTGGREVNLAPDEQHLPLEAGADGLLTGDYLTTEGQSAGDDIEIIERAGLEPNQSVNEFDPEAVKARGRQAAESSAETAAGTSTEAAGNAGSANAESSDD, encoded by the coding sequence GTGGTTTACGAGACGACCAACCGGACGATCGACGACGCACTCGAGCGGGTGTTCGCCGGCGAACGCCTCGATCGGACCGACGGGCTGGCGCTTATGGCACAGCCGGTCGAACCGCTCGCGGAGGCGGGGGCCGCCGTTCGGGACCGCTTCGGCGACGGCACCGTCGACGCTTGCTCGATCGTCAACGCGAAGGCGGGCAACTGCGCCGAGGACTGCGGTTTTTGCGCGCAGTCGGTCCACTTCGACACCGGCATCGACACCTACGGTTTCCTCGGTCCGGAGAAGATCCTCGAGGCGGCCAAACGCGCCGAACGAGACGGCGCACAGCGTTTCGGCATCGTGGTCGCCGAACGCGGCGTCTCGAAGGAACACCGTCCCGAGGAGTGGGCGGAAGTCCTCGAGTCGATCCGCCTCGTCCGCGAGGAGTGCGACCTCGAGGTCGACGCCTCGCTGGGGATCCTCACGCCCGAAGAGGCCGAAATACTCGCCGCCGAAGGGATCAACCACTACAATCACAACATCGAGACCTCGCCGCGATACTTCCCCGAAATCGTCGACTCCCACAGCTTCGAGGATCGGGTCCACACGCTCGAGGTCGCAAAAGAGGCGGGAATGGACCTCTGTGCGGGCGTCATCCTCGGGATGGGCGAGACGCCGACCGACCGCGTCGACGCGGCCGTCGCGCTCCAGGACATCGGCATCTCGTCGCTGCCGGTCAACGTTCTGAACCCGGTCGCGGGGACCCCGCTGGCCGAGCGGGGCGTCGAGATCAGCACGAAGGAGATCGTCAAGACCGTCGCGGTCTACAAACTGCTCCACCCCGAATCGCGCGTTCGGCTGACGGGCGGACGCGAGGTCAACCTCGCGCCCGACGAACAGCACCTGCCTCTCGAGGCGGGCGCCGACGGCCTGCTCACCGGCGATTATCTGACGACCGAAGGCCAGTCGGCCGGCGACGACATCGAGATCATCGAGCGGGCAGGCCTCGAGCCGAACCAGTCTGTCAACGAGTTCGATCCGGAGGCGGTGAAGGCTCGCGGGCGGCAGGCGGCGGAATCGTCGGCGGAGACGGCAGCGGGAACGTCCACTGAAGCAGCCGGCAACGCCGGCAGTGCCAACGCGGAATCGAGTGACGACTGA
- a CDS encoding DUF5795 family protein, protein MAANRVVQGRMVDSNKLAELIEGDSVMETDAIEEADRSCPECGENVLQVGYMPSVTEFVTGWKCQECDWRETDRE, encoded by the coding sequence ATGGCCGCAAATCGAGTCGTTCAGGGACGAATGGTCGATTCGAACAAGCTAGCCGAGCTAATCGAAGGCGATTCGGTGATGGAAACCGACGCCATCGAGGAGGCGGATCGATCCTGCCCCGAGTGCGGTGAGAACGTCCTACAGGTCGGCTACATGCCGTCCGTCACCGAGTTCGTCACGGGGTGGAAGTGCCAGGAGTGTGACTGGCGCGAGACGGACAGGGAGTAG
- the sucD gene encoding succinate--CoA ligase subunit alpha, producing the protein MSVLVDDDTRVVVQGITGGEGKFHAEQMMEYGTNVVAGAVPGKGGQEAAGVPVYDTVHEAVEEENADTSVIFVPPAFAGDAIFESLDTDLDLAVAITEGIPTQDMARVNKRLSETDTRLIGPNCPGLITPGEAKLGILPGNIFASGDVGLVSRSGTLTYQVVDSLTNRGIGQTTAIGIGGDPIIGTDFVDALELFENDPDTKAIAMCGEIGGEDEEEAAAYIDEHVDTPVAGFIAGRTAPPGKRMGHAGAIVSGSGTGTAESKISALNDAGVPVGDTPEEVADHVESFL; encoded by the coding sequence ATGAGTGTACTAGTCGACGACGACACGCGCGTCGTGGTACAGGGCATCACCGGCGGGGAAGGCAAGTTCCACGCCGAACAGATGATGGAGTACGGAACGAACGTCGTCGCCGGTGCGGTCCCCGGCAAAGGCGGGCAGGAGGCCGCCGGCGTTCCAGTCTACGATACGGTCCACGAAGCCGTCGAGGAAGAAAACGCCGACACGTCGGTCATCTTCGTCCCGCCGGCGTTCGCGGGCGACGCCATCTTCGAGTCGCTCGACACCGATCTCGACCTCGCGGTCGCGATCACCGAGGGTATCCCGACTCAGGATATGGCTCGCGTGAACAAGCGACTCTCCGAGACCGATACGCGGCTCATCGGTCCGAACTGCCCCGGTCTCATCACCCCCGGCGAGGCCAAACTCGGCATCCTGCCGGGCAACATCTTCGCCTCGGGCGACGTCGGGCTCGTCTCGCGCTCGGGGACGCTTACCTACCAGGTCGTCGATAGCCTCACGAACCGGGGTATCGGCCAGACCACCGCGATCGGTATCGGCGGCGACCCGATCATCGGCACCGACTTCGTCGACGCCCTCGAGCTCTTCGAGAACGACCCGGACACGAAGGCAATCGCCATGTGCGGCGAGATCGGCGGCGAAGACGAGGAGGAAGCGGCGGCCTACATCGACGAGCACGTCGACACGCCCGTCGCCGGCTTCATCGCCGGTCGAACGGCCCCGCCGGGGAAACGCATGGGCCACGCCGGCGCGATCGTCTCCGGTTCCGGAACCGGCACCGCAGAGAGTAAGATCAGCGCGCTCAACGACGCCGGCGTTCCGGTCGGCGACACGCCCGAGGAAGTCGCGGATCACGTCGAGAGCTTCCTCTAA
- the sucC gene encoding ADP-forming succinate--CoA ligase subunit beta, translated as MKLHEYQAKQVFADAGVPTPESTLASDVDGVVAAAEEIRYPVAVKAQVQVGGRGKAGGIKLADDEDEARDAADSILGMDLKGYQVDRVLVEEAVDFTDELYVGITMDRGEGKPVAMVSTKGGVDIEAVAEETPEAIAREHIDPSFGMHPYQARKAVYDAGVDREIARDVSSVLTTLYQLWSDRDGSDAEINPLMVTSDDEVIAADAVMNIDEDALFRQPELAEMEEEAATGDALEQKADEYDFDYVRLEGNTGIIGNGAGLVMTTLDLVDHYGGEPANFLDVGGGAKADRIANALDMVFSDENVDSVVFNIFGGITRGDEVAKGINEALEQFDEIPKPVVVRLAGTNWEEGMEILNEDLVTVEQTLEDAVQRAVEYADEVEA; from the coding sequence ATGAAGCTACACGAGTATCAGGCGAAGCAAGTCTTCGCCGACGCCGGAGTTCCGACGCCGGAGTCGACTCTCGCCTCCGACGTCGACGGCGTCGTCGCCGCGGCCGAGGAGATTAGATACCCAGTCGCGGTCAAAGCGCAGGTACAGGTCGGTGGCCGCGGGAAGGCGGGGGGAATCAAACTCGCCGACGACGAGGATGAAGCCCGTGACGCCGCCGACTCCATTCTCGGGATGGACCTCAAGGGCTACCAGGTGGATCGGGTTCTGGTCGAGGAAGCGGTCGACTTCACGGACGAACTCTACGTCGGTATCACGATGGACCGGGGCGAGGGCAAACCCGTCGCGATGGTCTCGACGAAAGGCGGCGTCGACATCGAAGCCGTCGCCGAGGAAACGCCGGAAGCCATCGCGCGCGAACACATCGACCCCTCGTTCGGGATGCACCCCTACCAGGCTCGGAAGGCAGTCTACGACGCGGGCGTCGACAGGGAGATCGCACGCGACGTCTCGAGCGTCCTCACGACGCTCTACCAGCTCTGGTCGGACCGGGACGGCTCCGACGCGGAGATCAACCCGCTGATGGTCACCAGCGACGACGAGGTCATCGCGGCCGACGCCGTGATGAACATCGACGAGGACGCGCTGTTCCGCCAGCCCGAACTCGCCGAGATGGAAGAGGAAGCGGCAACTGGCGACGCCTTAGAGCAAAAGGCAGACGAGTACGACTTCGACTACGTCCGACTCGAGGGTAACACGGGAATCATCGGCAACGGTGCCGGTCTCGTGATGACCACCCTCGACCTCGTGGACCACTACGGCGGCGAACCCGCCAACTTCCTCGACGTGGGTGGCGGCGCGAAAGCCGACCGAATCGCGAACGCGCTCGATATGGTGTTCTCCGACGAGAACGTCGATTCGGTCGTGTTCAACATCTTCGGGGGTATCACCCGCGGCGACGAGGTCGCCAAGGGGATCAACGAAGCGCTCGAGCAGTTCGACGAGATCCCGAAACCGGTCGTCGTCCGACTGGCCGGCACCAACTGGGAGGAAGGCATGGAAATTCTCAACGAAGACCTCGTGACGGTCGAACAGACCCTCGAGGACGCGGTCCAGCGTGCCGTCGAATACGCTGACGAGGTGGAAGCATGA